A genomic window from Cucumis melo cultivar AY chromosome 8, USDA_Cmelo_AY_1.0, whole genome shotgun sequence includes:
- the LOC103485971 gene encoding aquaporin SIP1-1-like — protein sequence MINSIKAAIGDAVLTSMWIFCASSLGVLTSVLYSAAGVYGIPLHPLLITTTLVFILVFVFNIIGALLGGASFNPTATAAFYAAGVGPTSLFAMAIRFPAQAAGAVAGAMAIKEVMPIQYKHMLGGPSLKVDIHSGATAEGVLTFIISFAVLLIVLRGPSSPVIKTWLLAMATVALIVAGSSYTGPSMNPANAFGWAYLNNRHDTWEQLYVYWISPFVGAILAAWLFRIIFPPPPPAPAKQKKA from the exons ATGATTAATTCTATCAAGGCTGCGATCGGCGATGCCGTTCTCACTTCCATGTGGATTTTCTGTGCTTCATCTCTTGGGGTTCTCACTTCCGTTCTCTACTCAGCCGCCGGTGTTTATGGAATCCCACTTCACCCACTTCTTATCACTACTACTCTTGTTTTcattcttgtttttgtttttaatataattgGTGCTCTTTTGGGTGGAGCTAGCTTTAATCCTACTGCCACTGCTGCTTTTTATGCTGCTGGTGTGGGTCCAACCTCTCTCTTCGCCATGGCTATCCGTTTCCCTGCTCAG GCGGCTGGTGCGGTTGCTGGTGCCATGGCAATCAAGGAGGTGATGCCTATACAATACAAGCACATGCTTGGTGGACCTTCTTTGAAAGTTGACATTCATTCTGGAGCTACAGCCGAAGGAGTTTTGACCTTCATAATCAGTTTTGCTGTTCTTCTAATTGTACTCAGGGGTCCCTCCAGCCCTGTTATCAAAACATGGTTGCTGGCAATGGCCACCGTAGCGTTAATTGTTGCTGGTTCTAGTTACACAGGACCTTCCATGAATCCTGCAAAT GCATTTGGATGGGCATATCTAAACAACAGGCATGATACATGGGAGCAGTTGTATGTGTACTGGATCTCCCCCTTCGTAGGAGCCATTTTGGCTGCTTGGCTTTTCAGAATCATCTTCCCACCACCACCCCCAGCCCCAGCCAAGCAGAAGAAAGCTTAA
- the LOC103485970 gene encoding apyrase 2, giving the protein MHKRSGKPQSESFSNKIYRFRGVLLLISLSLFLIAFVLYLMPAREDYSFNHRKVSPDHRSSSSSKTSFAVIFDAGSSGSRVHVFCFDHNLDLLPVGKDIELFEQLKPGLSAYADSPKDAAASLISLLDKAQDVVPKGLRPMTPVRVGATAGLRALKGDASDRILQAVRDLLRDKSELRLEGDAVSVIDGTQEGSYLWVTLNYLLGNLGKKYSDTVGVVDLGGGSVQMAYAISEKDAARLSDAEGAYIKKMYLKGATYYLYVHSYLHYGLLAARAEVLSVSEDSSNDCILSGYEGAYHYGGKDYKASASSSGSSLNGCRSTVLKALKVNESTCTHMKCTFGGVWNGGGGDGQKNLFVASFFFDRAAEAGFADPNEPVAKVRPADFSDAAKQACQIKLEDASTYPHVEKDNLPYLCMDLVYQYTLLVDGFGLDPWQEITLVKKVKYQNSLVEAAWPLGSAIEAVSSLA; this is encoded by the exons ATGCATAAGCGTTCCGGGAAGCCACAGTCCGAATCTTTTTCGAATAAGATCTATAGATTCAGAGGGGTGTTATTGCttatctctctttctcttttcttaatcGCATTTGTTCTTTATCTCATGCCGGCCCGTGAGGATTACTCTTTCAACCACCGCAAAGTTTCCCCTGATCATAGgtcgtcttcttcttccaagaCCTCTTTTGCTGTTATTTTTGATGCTGGTAGCTCTGGGAGTCGTGTCCATGTCTTTTGCTTTGATCATAATCTCGATCTCCTCCCCGTTGGAAAGGATATCGAACTTTTCGAACAA CTTAAACCAGGACTGAGTGCATATGCTGACAGCCCCAAGGATGCGGCAGCTTCTCTAATTTCCCTTTTGGACAAAGCTCAAGATGTTGTTCCAAAAGGGCTGCGGCCAATGACTCCTGTTAGAGTTGGG GCAACTGCTGGCTTGAGGGCCTTGAAAGGTGATGCATCTGATAGAATTTTGCAGGCG GTTAGGGATCTCCTGAGAGACAAAAGTGAACTCAGGTTGGAAGGAGATGCTGTGTCTGTGATTGATGGAACTCAAGAAGGATCTTACCTTTGG GTGACTTTAAACTATCTGCTCGGGAACTTGGGTAAGAAGTATTCAGATACAGTCGGAGTTGTAGATCTTGGAGGAGGATCTGTTCAAATGGCATATGCTATCTCAGAAAAGGATGCTGCTCGATTATCAGATGCAGAGGGTGCATACATAAAAAAGATGTATCTGAAGGGAGCAACTTATTATCTCTATGTTCACAG TTATTTGCATTATGGGTTACTAGCTGCCCGAGCGGAGGTTCTGAGTGTTTCTGAAGATTCTAGCAATGACTGCATCCTATCTGGCTACGAag GAGCATACCATTATGGGGGAAAGGACTACAAAGCATCGGCGTCTTCATCAGGGTCCAGCTTGAATGGATGTAGGAGCACGGTTTTGAAGGCTCTCAAGGTTAACGAATCCACATGTACTCACATGAAATGCACTTTTGGTGGTGTTTGGAATGGCGGAGGAGGAGATGGCCAGAAGAATCTCTTCGTTGCTTCATTTTTCTTTGACAGGGCAGCTGAG GCTGGTTTTGCTGACCCCAATGAGCCAGTTGCTAAAGTTCGCCCGGCAGACTTCAGCGATGCAGCAAAGCAGGCATGCCAAATCAAACTTGAGGATGCTAGTACGTATCCCCATGTCGAGAAGGATAACCTGCCGTATTTGTGTATGGATCTTGTGTATCAGTACACACTACTCGTAGATGGATTCG GGCTGGATCCATGGCAAGAGATCACATTGGTGAAGAAGGTTAAATATCAGAACTCCTTGGTTGAAGCTGCATGGCCTCTAGGTAGTGCCATCGAAGCTGTCTCGTCGTTAGCATAA
- the LOC127150703 gene encoding uncharacterized protein LOC127150703, producing the protein MSKVDSNFVLKVQDMFSTKSLFKQYVQAIAIRDNFQYVIVKSNKEVMILQCAIENCKWSLRASCCIHGDRSLWVLTRFDSEHTCLVDVPLSDYRQATFTVTKDLIKNKISLAGFELSTSKDIVHFIRAEHGLSISYQKAWRAHETALDDIRGSPDDSYKMLPRFAYILELNNPGYVVEYKVDVDGRFLYFFMALSASISGWQHCRPIISIDGTSLKNKYGAFCVVDFENDSSWTWFCNQLKRIIGGRNEVVIVSDRHKSICKAIEVVFPNILHCMYLVHLLRNLKLKYKRIMNTVFHACGKTFSIVDFEHKMRLLESSAFGIREKLESIGFAKWSRAYSPRRRYNIMTTSISESLNSAMLKATELPICSILKVLRMMLQR; encoded by the exons ATGTCTAAGGTAGATTCCAATTTTGTGCTGAAAGTCCAGgacatgttttcaacaaaaTCTTTGTTCAAACAGTACGTACAAGCTATTGCTATTAGAGATAATTTCCAGTACGTTATCGTGAAATCGAACAAGGAAGTTATGATTTTGCAATGCGCCATTGAAAATTGCAAATGGTCCTTACGTGCTTCTTGTTGTATTCATGGGGATAGGTCATTATGGGTTCTTACTAGGTTTGATTCAGAACATACATGTTTAGTAGATGTTCCATTATCCGATTATAGACAGGCCACCTTTACTGTTACCAAGGACCTAATTAAGAACAAAATTTCTTTAGCTGGTTTTGAATTGTCAACTTCCAAAGATATAGTTCATTTCATTCGTGCTGAACATGGTTTAAGTATATCCTACCAAAAAGCATGGCGTGCTCATGAGACTGCGTTGGATGATATTCGTGGATCTCCAGATGACTCCTACAAGATGTTACCCAGATTTGCATATATATTGGAACTCAACAACCCAG gTTATGTTGTTGAATACAAAGTTGATGTCGATGGTAGATTTCTTTACTTCTTCATGGCATTATCTGCTTCCATTTCTGGTTGGCAACATTGTCGTCCAATCATTTCTATTGATGGAACAAGTCTGAAGAATAAGTACGGTG CCTTTTGTGTTGTGGATTTTGAGAATGATTCCTCATGGACCTGGTTTTGCAACCAATTGAAGAGAATTATAGGTGGTCGAAATGAGGTTGTCATAGTATCTGATAGGCATAAAAGTATATGCAAAGCTATAGAGGTAGTATTTCCTAACATTTTACATTGCATGTACCTTGTTCATTTACTTAGGAACCTTAAGTTGAAGTATAAGAGAATAATGAATACCGTATTTCATGCATGTGGGAAGACATTTAGTATTGTAGACTTCGAACACAAAATGCGTTTGTTGGAATCTTCTGCCTTTGGTATACGTGAGAAGCTTGAATCCATTGGTTTTGCTAAGTGGTCTCGTGCCTACTCACCACGTAGGAGATATAATATCATGACCACAAGTATATCTGAGAGTTTGAATTCTGCTATGCTAAAGGCTACGGAGTTACCAATATGTTCAATACTTAAGGTTTTGCGAATGATGTTGCAAAGATGA